One Desulfobacterales bacterium genomic window, CCTGCATGTGGAACACGCCCTGAAAACCGGAAAGCGCCGCTTTGATCCGGGGCTGATGGCCGCTGCCAACCGGGGTATTCTGTACGTGGACGAAGTCAACCTGTTGGATGATCATCTGGTGGACATATTGCTGGATGCCGCCGCTTCCGGGGTCAACATCGTTGAAAGGGAAGGCATCTCCTATTCGCATCCGGCCGCTTTTATGCTGATCGGCACCATGAACCCCGAGGAGGGTCATCTGCGTCCCCAGTTCCTGGACCGCTTCGGTTTGAGTCTGACGGTGGAAAGCATCAGCGACGATCAGATGCGCCAGGAGATCGTCCGCCGGCGCATCGCGTTTGACCGCAACCCCCAGGCCTTTATCAGCAGATGGACCGAGTCGGAAGCCATTCTTTCACAGCAGCTGGTCAAGGCCCGCACGGCACTGCCTGAAGTCAAAATCCCCGAGCCGATGATCGCCCTTGCCGTCCGCCTCTCCATGGAAGCCGGGGCCCAGGGGCACCGTGCGGATATTGTCATTCTGAAAACAGCCGCCGCCCTGGCCGCTGTTCTGGAAAAAAGCGAAGTTGAAAAAGAACACATCCTCGAAGCCGCCCGATACGTACTTTTACACCGCATTACCGGCGCCCTTATCGCCACACCTGAAAAAATCCGGGAAAAGCTCGAAGCGATCCTTGCCAAGGTTCAAGACGACAAACAGCGCCATGTCGCTGAAAGCAGCGACGACGCGCTTGACAGCTGGTACGAAACGCCCACCACCGTGCCGGGTCCCATGGCCATATCGAATGCCGACATGATTTTTTCTTTTCTGGAGAAAAAAAAACTGTATT contains:
- a CDS encoding ATP-binding protein: MKNHIYPFSAIIGQEKMKTALLLNAVDPSIGGVLVSGHKGTAKTTAVRALAHILPEIEAVRGCPFHCPTRAAADMCEDCREKAANTEALPVERRVMPVVDLPLSATEDRVVGTLHVEHALKTGKRRFDPGLMAAANRGILYVDEVNLLDDHLVDILLDAAASGVNIVEREGISYSHPAAFMLIGTMNPEEGHLRPQFLDRFGLSLTVESISDDQMRQEIVRRRIAFDRNPQAFISRWTESEAILSQQLVKARTALPEVKIPEPMIALAVRLSMEAGAQGHRADIVILKTAAALAAVLEKSEVEKEHILEAARYVLLHRITGALIATPEKIREKLEAILAKVQDDKQRHVAESSDDALDSWYETPTTVPGPMAISNADMIFSFLEKKKLYSTPMN